One Catenulispora sp. MAP5-51 DNA segment encodes these proteins:
- a CDS encoding Na+/H+ antiporter — translation MLALTVIVVIGACVLGSGIVGNRTGIAPPVLMLAAGVLVGFVPRLRAVNLPPDTVLLVFLPALLYWESLNASLRAIRRTLRGVVLMSTVLVIFSAAMVAVVAHAFGVPWGPAWILGGALAPTDATAVAALGRVLPRQAMNMLQAESLVNDGTALVVYGVAVSVTIGTEHFSAVHVTWLFVRSYIGGALSGIVVAYVGAKVRARLEDPLLENVAILLIPFTAFLLAEAIQASGVLAVVACGLIMGQLGPRVGTPAVRLLSQGFWTLGTYVLNGALFVLIGLQSQSAVRNLTSFDLARALSLVAAVCGVLIAARLTFQFVVVYAIRVLDRRASQRARRVSHGFRVITGLAGFRGAVSLAAALAVPNTLHNGEPLPDRDVIVFVAAGVIAALMLQAFALPPVVRWADLPEDTVIESERRMATRTAAEEALEALPDIASTLGTAPEIIEMTRREYQKRLNLSRAGDPEDDSEDIDDDAAERLRAFDEQYRSLRLALLGNKRATVLRLRSEHQIDDAVLRQIQAKLDVEEVRLSRTQLVQ, via the coding sequence GTGCTCGCGCTCACGGTGATCGTCGTGATCGGCGCCTGCGTGCTCGGCAGCGGCATCGTGGGCAACCGGACCGGGATCGCGCCGCCGGTGCTCATGCTGGCGGCCGGGGTGCTCGTGGGGTTCGTGCCGCGGCTGCGCGCGGTGAATCTGCCGCCGGACACCGTGCTGCTCGTGTTCCTGCCCGCGCTTCTGTACTGGGAGAGCCTCAACGCGTCGCTGCGGGCGATCCGGCGGACCCTGCGGGGTGTGGTGCTGATGAGCACCGTGCTGGTGATCTTCTCCGCCGCGATGGTCGCCGTGGTCGCGCACGCGTTCGGGGTGCCGTGGGGGCCGGCGTGGATTCTCGGTGGGGCGCTGGCTCCGACCGATGCCACCGCGGTCGCGGCGCTGGGGCGGGTGCTGCCGCGGCAGGCGATGAATATGCTGCAGGCCGAGAGCCTGGTCAACGACGGCACCGCGCTGGTCGTCTACGGCGTCGCCGTCTCGGTCACCATCGGGACCGAGCACTTCAGCGCCGTACACGTCACCTGGCTCTTCGTCCGTTCCTACATCGGCGGCGCGCTGTCCGGGATCGTGGTCGCGTACGTCGGGGCGAAGGTGCGGGCGCGGCTGGAGGATCCGCTGCTGGAGAACGTCGCCATCCTGCTCATCCCGTTCACCGCCTTCCTGCTCGCCGAGGCGATCCAGGCCTCCGGCGTGCTGGCGGTGGTGGCGTGCGGGCTGATCATGGGCCAGCTCGGCCCGCGGGTCGGCACGCCGGCCGTCCGGCTGCTCTCCCAGGGCTTCTGGACGCTCGGCACCTACGTCCTCAACGGCGCCCTGTTCGTCCTGATCGGCCTGCAGTCCCAGTCCGCCGTGCGCAACCTGACCAGCTTCGACCTGGCCCGGGCCCTGTCCCTGGTGGCGGCGGTGTGCGGGGTCCTGATCGCGGCCCGGCTCACCTTCCAGTTCGTGGTCGTCTACGCCATCCGGGTGCTGGACCGCCGCGCCTCGCAGCGGGCCCGCCGGGTCAGCCACGGCTTCCGCGTGATCACCGGCCTGGCGGGCTTCCGCGGCGCGGTCTCCCTGGCCGCCGCGCTCGCCGTCCCCAACACGCTGCACAACGGCGAGCCGCTCCCGGACCGCGACGTCATCGTCTTCGTCGCCGCCGGCGTCATCGCGGCCCTGATGCTCCAGGCCTTCGCGCTGCCGCCGGTGGTCCGCTGGGCCGACCTGCCGGAGGACACCGTCATCGAGTCCGAGCGCCGCATGGCCACCCGGACCGCCGCCGAGGAGGCGCTGGAAGCACTCCCCGACATCGCCTCGACCCTGGGCACCGCGCCGGAGATCATCGAGATGACGCGCCGGGAGTACCAGAAGCGCCTGAACCTCAGCCGGGCCGGCGACCCCGAGGACGACAGCGAGGACATCGACGACGACGCCGCCGAGCGCCTCCGCGCCTTCGACGAGCAGTACCGCTCACTCCGCCTGGCCCTGCTAGGCAACAAGCGCGCCACGGTTCTCCGCCTGCGGAGCGAGCACCAGATCGACGACGCCGTGCTCCGCCAGATCCAGGCCAAACTCGACGTCGAGGAAGTCCGGCTGTCCCGGACCCAGCTGGTCCAATGA